In Stenotrophomonas sp. 610A2, one DNA window encodes the following:
- the ligA gene encoding NAD-dependent DNA ligase LigA, producing MNQNTDATQRISELRRQLADASRAYHEHDEQIIPDADYDRLMRELEALEAAHPELDSADSPSHQVGGKPSSRFPEVVHAVPMLSLGNAFSDAEVHDFVRRIDERLHRRELFFSAEPKLDGLAINLRYENGVFVQGATRGDGATGEDVSANLRQIKVIPQQLDGQGWPEVLEVRGEVYMPRADFERYNEQARLHGGKVLANPRNGAAGSLRQLDPKISAQRPLSFYAYGLGEVSGGELPETHSATLAQLAQWGFPVSDLCKVVQGAEGLLAYYRDIGERRDSLAYDIDGVVYKLDDRDGQQEMGFVARAPRWAIAHKFPAQEQTTTVEAIEIQIGRTGAATPVARLKPVHVAGVVVTNATLHNADQIARLDVRVGDSVIVRRAGDVIPEVVSVIVDRRPEGTMPWQMPRACPVCGSEIVREEGEAAWRCSGELSCPAQRKEAIAHFASRKAMDIDGLGDKYIEVLVDAGIVRGVADLYALNRDQLLVLKLALDADSPETLASQLGLHLQPEGSGDTLNRILKLDAGDASWRAQALSVPASFQWNTKKIATKWADNLIAAIAASRNTTLERLLFALGIEHVGESTAKALSAWFGDLELIRHLPWPVFKRVPDIGGEVARSIGHFMAQPGNQQAIDALLERGVQISDTHAPNAKLRVDLNLATLLADLEIPKVTPVRARQLAEAFRSTAAILDEDAHNFMTAGLPAETANALVAWLNVDANAQLFSDAGAALERLLAITPLEQQQVAGVLDGKTAVLTGTLAQMSRDEAKAKLEALGAKVSGSVSKRTSFVVAGTEAGSKLDKANELGVEVWDEARLLAFLAEQGEQA from the coding sequence ATGAATCAAAATACCGACGCCACCCAGCGCATCAGCGAACTCCGCCGCCAGCTGGCCGACGCCTCGCGTGCCTATCACGAGCACGACGAGCAGATCATCCCGGACGCCGACTACGACCGGTTGATGCGCGAGCTGGAAGCGCTCGAAGCCGCACACCCGGAACTGGACAGTGCGGACTCGCCCAGCCATCAGGTCGGTGGCAAGCCGTCATCGCGCTTCCCGGAAGTCGTGCATGCCGTGCCGATGCTGTCGCTGGGTAATGCCTTCAGCGATGCCGAAGTACATGACTTCGTGCGCCGCATCGATGAGCGCCTGCATCGCCGCGAGCTGTTCTTCTCCGCTGAGCCCAAGCTCGATGGCCTGGCCATCAATCTGCGCTACGAGAACGGCGTGTTCGTGCAGGGTGCCACCCGTGGCGACGGTGCCACCGGCGAAGATGTCAGCGCCAACCTTCGCCAGATCAAGGTTATTCCGCAGCAACTGGACGGCCAGGGCTGGCCTGAAGTGCTGGAGGTGCGTGGCGAGGTTTACATGCCGCGCGCCGATTTCGAGCGTTACAACGAGCAGGCCCGCCTGCACGGCGGCAAGGTGCTCGCCAATCCGCGCAATGGCGCGGCCGGCTCACTGCGCCAGCTTGACCCGAAGATCAGTGCGCAACGGCCGCTGAGTTTCTATGCCTATGGCCTCGGTGAAGTGTCCGGTGGCGAGCTGCCCGAAACGCATTCGGCAACCCTGGCGCAGCTGGCACAGTGGGGCTTCCCGGTCAGCGACCTGTGCAAGGTGGTGCAGGGTGCCGAAGGTCTGTTGGCGTACTACCGCGACATCGGTGAGCGCCGCGACAGCCTGGCCTATGACATCGATGGCGTGGTCTACAAGCTCGATGATCGCGATGGCCAGCAGGAAATGGGCTTTGTCGCACGCGCACCGCGATGGGCGATCGCGCACAAATTCCCTGCGCAGGAACAGACAACAACGGTCGAGGCCATCGAGATCCAGATCGGCCGCACCGGCGCGGCGACGCCGGTTGCACGGTTGAAGCCCGTGCATGTGGCCGGTGTCGTCGTAACCAATGCCACCTTGCACAACGCCGACCAGATCGCGCGCCTGGACGTGCGGGTTGGCGACTCGGTTATCGTGCGCCGTGCCGGCGACGTGATCCCGGAAGTGGTCAGCGTCATTGTTGATCGTCGCCCCGAAGGCACCATGCCTTGGCAGATGCCGCGTGCCTGCCCGGTGTGCGGCTCGGAGATCGTGCGCGAGGAAGGCGAGGCGGCTTGGCGCTGCTCGGGCGAACTGAGCTGCCCGGCACAACGCAAGGAAGCCATTGCCCATTTCGCCTCACGCAAGGCGATGGACATCGACGGGCTCGGCGACAAGTACATCGAGGTGTTGGTCGATGCAGGCATCGTGCGCGGCGTCGCCGATCTGTATGCACTCAACCGCGACCAGTTGCTGGTGCTGAAGCTGGCGCTGGATGCCGACTCACCGGAAACGCTGGCGTCGCAGCTCGGCCTGCACCTGCAGCCGGAAGGTAGCGGTGACACGCTCAATCGCATCCTCAAGCTGGATGCAGGCGATGCGTCCTGGCGTGCACAGGCCTTGTCGGTGCCTGCCAGCTTCCAGTGGAACACCAAAAAGATCGCCACCAAGTGGGCCGACAACCTGATCGCTGCGATTGCTGCCAGCCGCAACACCACGTTGGAACGGTTGCTGTTCGCGCTGGGTATCGAACATGTGGGCGAAAGCACTGCCAAGGCGCTTTCTGCGTGGTTCGGTGATCTTGAGTTGATCCGCCACCTGCCGTGGCCGGTATTCAAGCGCGTGCCCGATATCGGTGGCGAAGTGGCTCGTTCGATTGGCCACTTCATGGCCCAGCCGGGTAACCAGCAAGCCATTGATGCATTGCTGGAACGTGGCGTGCAGATCAGCGATACCCACGCGCCCAACGCCAAGCTGCGCGTGGACCTGAACCTGGCTACGCTGCTGGCGGATCTGGAAATCCCCAAGGTCACGCCGGTGCGCGCGCGTCAGCTGGCCGAAGCGTTCCGTTCGACTGCGGCGATTCTTGACGAAGATGCTCATAACTTCATGACCGCTGGCCTGCCGGCGGAGACCGCCAATGCCCTGGTCGCGTGGCTGAATGTCGATGCCAACGCGCAGTTGTTCAGCGACGCCGGTGCTGCATTGGAGCGTCTGCTTGCGATCACTCCGTTGGAACAGCAACAGGTCGCAGGCGTACTCGATGGCAAGACCGCGGTGCTGACTGGCACCTTGGCGCAGATGAGTCGCGACGAAGCCAAGGCCAAGCTGGAGGCGCTGGGTGCCAAGGTTTCAGGCAGCGTGTCGAAGAGAACCAGTTTCGTGGTGGCCGGCACCGAAGCCGGTTCCAAGTTGGACAAGGCAAACGAGCTCGGTGTGGAGGTGTGGGACGAAGCGCGTCTGCTTGC
- the zipA gene encoding cell division protein ZipA: protein MSDTALLRIGILVAGVLLVAAIFFFSRPKRLAQGKRKEPASGEQPRREPVLGAADGAVGAERAEGGTEGDGVTQPELGLPDVDAGNLSELGKRPTQDFDKIVSLYVAARSGQVLRGEDIVVAAEKTGLVFGYMNVFHRLVEGHSERGPIFSMASIMKPGSFDMANIREMETPAIAFFLTLPAPMTALDAWEKMLPTVQRMGELLDGVVLDDSRNALGRQRIAHIRDDLRAYDRQHQAPPLTKSPRW from the coding sequence ATGTCTGACACGGCACTGTTGCGTATCGGCATTCTGGTTGCCGGCGTTTTGCTGGTAGCGGCCATTTTCTTTTTCAGTCGGCCCAAGCGGCTGGCGCAAGGCAAGCGCAAGGAGCCTGCCAGTGGCGAGCAACCGCGTCGCGAGCCGGTGTTGGGCGCCGCCGACGGTGCTGTCGGTGCCGAGCGGGCTGAGGGTGGCACAGAAGGCGACGGCGTAACCCAGCCCGAGCTCGGCCTGCCCGATGTGGACGCAGGCAACCTCAGTGAGCTGGGCAAGCGGCCTACCCAGGATTTCGACAAGATCGTCTCGCTGTACGTGGCTGCCCGTTCCGGGCAGGTGCTGCGTGGCGAGGACATCGTGGTGGCGGCGGAGAAGACCGGTCTGGTCTTCGGCTACATGAATGTATTCCATCGTCTGGTGGAAGGACACTCGGAGCGCGGCCCGATCTTCTCGATGGCCAGCATCATGAAGCCGGGCAGTTTCGACATGGCCAACATCCGTGAGATGGAAACCCCGGCCATCGCCTTCTTCCTGACTTTGCCGGCGCCAATGACCGCGCTCGATGCCTGGGAAAAAATGCTGCCGACCGTGCAGCGCATGGGCGAACTGTTGGATGGCGTGGTGCTGGATGACAGCCGCAATGCCCTGGGCCGTCAGCGCATCGCGCATATCCGCGATGATCTGCGCGCCTATGACCGCCAGCATCAGGCGCCGCCGCTGACCAAGTCGCCGCGTTGGTAA
- the smc gene encoding chromosome segregation protein SMC, with product MRLSTIKLSGFKSFVDPTTLHLPTNMTGVVGPNGCGKSNIIDAVRWVMGESSASRLRGDSLTDVIFSGSAGRKPVSQATVELIFDNADHTISGEYASFNEISVKRTVSRDGSSNYYLNGTKCRRRDITDLFLGTGLGPRSYSIIEQGMISQIIEARPEDLRVYLEEAAGISKYKERRKETETRIRHTRENLDRLNDLREEIGKQLEHLKRQARQAEQYQALQEERRVKDAEWKALEYRGLDGRLGGLREALSREETKLQQLIAEQRDAESRIETGRVRREEASENLNKAQADVYQVGSTLARLEQQIHHQRELAQRLHKARDETRQALSELGQHISGDEAKLIVLRESVENAEPQLEQLQEDNEIRQEALREAEAKLADWQQRWEAHNRNTSEATRSGEVERTRVDYLDKQVLEADRRREALQAERAGLDLDALAEAFEQLQVEHETQKTALETLSEQVELRKESVATLQEQQRAGQSELADVRKQAQSSRGRLSSLETLQQAALGQEQGAAAAWLKARGLDSAARVGERITVESGWENAVESALGQLIEGVLVDAPEALVDALAELGEGRIALVASADGKADFAPTSLAAKVQGPLAIRRLLAHLHGAEDLAQAQQLQRKLGDNDSVITRSGERLGQGWVRLSRSGAAEQGALLREREIVTLREQIETLQQREAALEQQLAALRDQLLAAEQQREDVQRSLYQAHRGASELAGQLQSQQGKLESTRTRIERIEAELAQLLETLDASREQATEARLRLDEAVSSMGDLESARHALESERRQMSDARDQARDAARNVRDSMHALALTLESQRTQISSLSHALERMGTQRGQLDSRLGELHSQLDEGDTPVHTLEAEHQNALAERVRVDRVLAEARTLLDGIDHELRGLEQTRHQRDEQSLAQRERISQRKLDQQALVLSAEQLSAAVEKAGFVLQDVINTLPEDARVSDWESTVHQIDGRMRRLEPVNLAAIHEYGEASQRSEYLEAQNVDLNTALETLEDAIRKIDRETRGRFKDTFDRVNSGVQALYPRLFGGGHAYLELTGEDLLDTGVTIMARPPGKRVSNISLLSGGEKAMTAVALVFAIFQLNPAPFCLLDEVDAPLDEANVGRLANMVKEMSEKVQFLFVSHNKATMEAAHQLSGVTMREPGVSRLVSVDLEEAARLAGAA from the coding sequence ATGCGTCTATCCACGATCAAGCTCTCCGGTTTCAAGTCGTTCGTCGATCCAACGACGTTGCACCTGCCGACCAATATGACCGGCGTCGTCGGTCCCAATGGCTGTGGCAAGTCCAACATCATCGATGCGGTGCGCTGGGTGATGGGCGAGAGCTCGGCCAGCCGCTTGCGCGGCGATTCGCTGACCGACGTGATCTTCTCCGGTTCGGCCGGACGCAAGCCGGTGTCGCAGGCGACCGTGGAGCTGATCTTCGACAACGCTGACCACACCATCTCTGGCGAGTACGCCTCGTTCAACGAGATCTCGGTCAAGCGCACGGTCAGCCGTGATGGCAGCAGCAACTATTACTTGAACGGCACCAAGTGCCGCCGCCGCGATATCACCGATTTGTTCCTCGGCACCGGGCTGGGCCCGCGCAGCTACTCGATCATCGAGCAGGGCATGATCAGCCAGATCATCGAGGCGCGCCCGGAAGACCTGCGCGTGTACCTGGAAGAGGCCGCCGGCATCTCCAAGTACAAGGAGCGTCGCAAGGAGACCGAAACCCGCATCCGCCACACCCGCGAGAACCTGGATCGCCTCAACGACCTGCGCGAGGAAATCGGCAAGCAGCTCGAACACCTCAAGCGGCAGGCGCGCCAGGCTGAGCAGTACCAGGCGCTGCAGGAAGAGCGCCGGGTCAAGGATGCGGAATGGAAGGCCTTGGAATACCGTGGCCTTGATGGGCGTCTGGGCGGCCTGCGCGAAGCGCTGTCGCGTGAAGAGACCAAACTGCAGCAGCTGATCGCCGAGCAGCGTGATGCCGAGAGCCGCATTGAAACCGGCCGTGTGCGTCGCGAAGAAGCGTCAGAGAATTTGAACAAGGCGCAGGCCGACGTGTACCAGGTGGGCAGCACCTTGGCCCGGCTTGAGCAGCAGATTCATCACCAGCGGGAGCTGGCGCAGCGCCTGCACAAGGCGCGCGATGAAACCCGCCAGGCGCTGTCCGAACTGGGTCAGCACATCAGCGGCGACGAAGCCAAGTTGATCGTGCTGCGTGAGTCGGTGGAGAACGCCGAGCCGCAGCTGGAGCAGTTGCAGGAAGATAACGAGATCCGCCAAGAAGCGCTGCGCGAGGCCGAGGCAAAACTGGCTGATTGGCAGCAGCGCTGGGAAGCGCATAACCGCAATACCTCCGAAGCAACCCGCTCCGGCGAGGTCGAGCGCACCCGCGTGGATTATCTGGACAAACAAGTCCTCGAAGCCGATCGCCGCCGCGAAGCATTGCAGGCAGAGCGCGCAGGTCTGGACCTGGATGCGCTGGCCGAGGCCTTCGAACAGCTGCAGGTGGAACACGAAACCCAGAAGACCGCGCTGGAAACCTTGAGTGAGCAGGTCGAGCTGCGCAAGGAATCGGTGGCGACGCTGCAGGAGCAGCAGCGTGCCGGGCAGTCGGAACTGGCTGATGTTCGCAAGCAGGCGCAGTCCTCGCGCGGCCGGCTTTCCTCATTGGAAACGCTGCAGCAGGCTGCACTCGGCCAGGAGCAGGGCGCGGCTGCGGCATGGCTGAAAGCACGCGGGCTGGATTCGGCAGCGCGCGTTGGCGAGCGCATCACCGTTGAAAGCGGCTGGGAAAATGCCGTTGAAAGCGCGCTCGGCCAGCTGATCGAAGGTGTGCTGGTGGATGCACCGGAAGCCCTGGTTGATGCGCTGGCTGAGCTGGGTGAGGGGCGCATCGCGCTGGTTGCCAGCGCCGATGGCAAGGCGGACTTCGCGCCGACCTCATTGGCGGCAAAAGTGCAGGGGCCGCTGGCGATCCGTCGCTTGCTGGCGCATCTGCACGGCGCTGAAGATCTCGCCCAGGCACAGCAGCTGCAGCGCAAGCTGGGTGACAACGATTCGGTGATAACCCGCAGCGGTGAACGCCTGGGGCAGGGCTGGGTGCGCTTGTCGCGCTCCGGCGCTGCCGAGCAGGGCGCCTTGTTGCGTGAGCGCGAGATTGTCACCTTGCGCGAGCAGATCGAGACCTTGCAGCAACGTGAGGCTGCATTGGAGCAGCAACTGGCTGCGCTGCGGGACCAGCTATTGGCCGCCGAACAGCAGCGGGAGGACGTGCAGCGATCGTTGTATCAGGCCCACCGTGGTGCTTCGGAGCTGGCGGGGCAACTGCAGAGCCAGCAGGGCAAGCTGGAATCCACGCGCACACGCATTGAACGTATCGAAGCCGAGTTGGCGCAATTGCTGGAAACCCTCGACGCCAGCCGCGAGCAGGCCACCGAGGCGCGCCTGCGACTGGATGAGGCCGTGTCCAGCATGGGCGACCTGGAGTCGGCCCGGCACGCGCTGGAAAGCGAGCGCAGGCAGATGAGTGATGCCCGCGACCAGGCCCGAGATGCTGCACGCAATGTGCGCGACAGCATGCATGCGCTGGCCTTGACGCTGGAATCGCAGCGCACCCAGATCAGTTCGCTCAGCCATGCACTGGAACGCATGGGCACCCAGCGCGGCCAGCTGGATTCACGTCTTGGCGAATTGCACTCGCAGCTGGACGAGGGCGATACACCGGTCCATACGCTGGAGGCCGAGCACCAGAACGCATTGGCCGAGCGCGTACGAGTTGATCGCGTGCTGGCCGAAGCGCGCACATTGCTCGATGGTATCGATCATGAGTTGCGCGGCCTGGAGCAGACCCGCCACCAGCGCGACGAACAGTCACTGGCGCAGCGCGAACGCATCTCGCAGCGCAAGCTGGACCAGCAGGCCTTGGTGCTCAGTGCCGAGCAGCTGTCGGCTGCGGTGGAGAAGGCCGGCTTCGTGCTGCAGGACGTGATCAACACGCTGCCCGAAGATGCGCGCGTGTCGGATTGGGAATCGACCGTGCACCAGATCGACGGCCGCATGCGTCGCCTGGAGCCGGTCAATCTGGCTGCAATCCACGAATACGGCGAGGCCTCGCAGCGTTCGGAGTACCTGGAGGCGCAGAACGTCGATCTGAATACCGCGCTGGAAACCCTGGAAGACGCCATCCGCAAGATCGACCGCGAAACCCGCGGCCGCTTCAAGGACACCTTCGACCGGGTCAACTCCGGCGTACAGGCGCTGTATCCGCGCCTGTTCGGTGGTGGCCATGCCTACCTGGAGCTGACTGGCGAAGACCTGCTCGATACCGGCGTGACCATCATGGCGCGGCCGCCGGGCAAGCGCGTATCCAATATCTCGTTGCTGTCCGGCGGTGAGAAGGCGATGACCGCGGTGGCGCTGGTGTTTGCGATCTTCCAGCTCAACCCGGCCCCGTTCTGCCTGCTGGACGAGGTGGATGCGCCGCTGGACGAGGCCAACGTCGGTCGCCTGGCCAATATGGTCAAGGAAATGAGCGAGAAAGTGCAGTTCCTGTTCGTCAGCCATAACAAGGCGACGATGGAGGCGGCGCACCAGTTGTCGGGTGTCACCATGCGTGAGCCGGGCGTCAGCCGCCTGGTCAGTGTTGATCTGGAAGAGGCTGCCCGATTGGCGGGCGCGGCCTGA
- the rplI gene encoding 50S ribosomal protein L9: protein MKLILIQKVTNLGGLGDLVDVKPGYGRNFLVPQGKAVPATASNIAEFEAKRAEYEAKAQASHNEAEARAAKFEGASVTIGAHASTEGKLYGSVGPRDIAEAFTAAGLELNKSEVIMGEGAFRNVGEFDVIVKLHADVEATVKVIVEADA, encoded by the coding sequence ATGAAGCTGATTCTTATCCAGAAAGTGACCAACCTCGGCGGCCTGGGCGACCTGGTTGACGTGAAGCCGGGCTACGGCCGTAACTTCCTCGTGCCGCAGGGCAAGGCCGTTCCGGCCACCGCCAGCAACATCGCCGAGTTCGAAGCCAAGCGCGCTGAGTACGAAGCCAAGGCACAGGCCTCGCACAACGAAGCCGAAGCCCGCGCTGCCAAGTTCGAAGGCGCCAGCGTCACCATCGGTGCGCACGCTTCGACCGAAGGCAAGCTGTACGGCTCGGTTGGCCCGCGCGATATCGCTGAAGCCTTCACCGCTGCCGGCCTGGAGCTGAACAAGAGCGAAGTGATCATGGGCGAAGGCGCTTTCCGCAACGTCGGTGAATTCGACGTCATCGTCAAGCTGCACGCCGATGTGGAAGCCACCGTCAAGGTCATCGTCGAAGCCGACGCTTGA
- the rpsR gene encoding 30S ribosomal protein S18: MSKFFRRRKFCKFTAEGVKEIDYKDLNTLRQYLTENGKIVPSRVTGTKSKYQRQLATAVKRARFLALIPYTDNHDV; encoded by the coding sequence ATGTCCAAGTTCTTCCGCCGCCGCAAGTTCTGCAAGTTCACCGCTGAAGGCGTGAAAGAGATCGATTACAAGGATCTCAACACCCTGCGTCAGTACCTGACCGAGAACGGCAAGATCGTTCCGAGCCGCGTGACCGGCACCAAGTCCAAGTACCAGCGCCAGCTGGCCACGGCCGTCAAGCGCGCCCGTTTCCTGGCCCTGATCCCGTACACGGACAACCACGACGTCTAA
- the rpsF gene encoding 30S ribosomal protein S6, which yields MSRHYEVVFLVHPDQSEQVPAMIERYKALVEAGNGTIHRLEDWGRRQLAYPIQNLVKAHYVLLNIEADQAVLNELTESFRFNDAVLRNLVIKRDEADTEQSLIMKSKDEKGDKPERGERRRRDDEEGASSNNDEAGDDAASAE from the coding sequence ATGAGTCGTCATTACGAAGTCGTGTTCCTGGTCCACCCGGACCAGAGCGAACAGGTCCCCGCCATGATCGAGCGCTACAAGGCGCTGGTCGAAGCCGGCAACGGCACCATCCACCGTCTGGAAGATTGGGGCCGTCGTCAGCTGGCTTACCCGATCCAGAACCTGGTGAAGGCTCACTATGTTCTGCTGAACATCGAAGCCGACCAGGCAGTTCTGAACGAACTGACCGAGAGCTTCCGCTTCAACGACGCCGTGCTGCGCAACCTGGTCATCAAGCGTGACGAGGCCGACACCGAGCAGTCGCTGATCATGAAGAGCAAGGACGAGAAGGGTGACAAGCCCGAGCGTGGCGAGCGCCGTCGTCGTGACGACGAAGAAGGTGCATCTTCCAACAATGACGAAGCCGGCGACGACGCCGCTTCTGCTGAATAA
- a CDS encoding MFS transporter, with translation MNSTLSLAAQLTPRQRTFILIALSLGGFAIGTSEFASMGLMLEISRGLAISEAQVGHLISAYAIGVVVGAPLLAFAGASLRRRSLLLWLMGFYAIGNLASALAPSYHTMLLARFVAGLPHGAYFGVAMLVAASISPPEQRGAAVSKVLLGLSIAILLGNPLTTWLGQQFNWRSAFVLVSLLALATVTMVARQLPADPNEVRTSPMRELRAFNTSQVWLALAIGAIGFAGMFCVFTYLAPTLVNVTGINERWMPVAVGLFGVGAIIGNVAGGKLVDRLQFRAAGVLLAWSIVVLMLFPLAANSAWAMVPAIIAVGTMGALAVALQTRLMDAAGEAQTLAAASNHAAFNTANALGPWLGGMAIGAGYGHASTGYVGAATAAVGLLLWGIAVMLQRRASTSTQTANPCLDS, from the coding sequence GTGAATTCCACGCTTTCCTTGGCAGCGCAGCTGACGCCGCGCCAGCGCACTTTCATCCTCATCGCACTCTCACTGGGTGGCTTCGCCATCGGCACCAGTGAGTTCGCCAGCATGGGCTTGATGCTGGAAATCAGCCGCGGCCTGGCAATCAGCGAAGCCCAGGTCGGCCACCTGATCAGCGCCTACGCCATCGGCGTGGTGGTCGGCGCACCACTTCTGGCCTTCGCCGGGGCCAGCCTGCGCCGCCGCAGCCTGCTGCTATGGCTGATGGGCTTCTACGCCATCGGCAATCTGGCCAGTGCACTGGCGCCGAGCTATCACACGATGCTGCTGGCGCGTTTCGTCGCCGGCCTGCCGCATGGCGCCTATTTCGGCGTGGCCATGCTGGTCGCCGCCTCGATCAGCCCGCCGGAACAGCGTGGCGCCGCTGTTTCCAAGGTGCTGCTGGGCCTGTCCATTGCCATCCTGCTCGGCAACCCGCTGACCACCTGGCTTGGCCAGCAGTTCAACTGGCGCAGTGCCTTCGTGCTGGTCAGCCTGCTCGCCCTTGCCACGGTGACGATGGTTGCCCGCCAGCTGCCAGCCGATCCGAACGAAGTCCGCACCTCGCCGATGCGTGAACTGCGTGCCTTCAACACCAGCCAGGTATGGCTGGCATTGGCCATCGGCGCGATCGGCTTTGCCGGCATGTTCTGCGTATTTACCTATCTCGCACCAACCCTGGTCAATGTCACCGGCATCAATGAGCGCTGGATGCCGGTTGCGGTCGGCCTGTTCGGCGTCGGCGCGATCATCGGCAATGTTGCCGGCGGCAAGCTGGTTGACCGGCTGCAGTTCCGCGCCGCCGGCGTACTGCTGGCGTGGTCGATCGTTGTGTTGATGCTGTTCCCACTGGCCGCGAATTCAGCCTGGGCGATGGTGCCGGCGATCATCGCCGTGGGCACGATGGGCGCGTTGGCGGTGGCCCTGCAGACCCGCTTGATGGACGCCGCCGGCGAGGCCCAGACCCTGGCCGCCGCCTCCAACCATGCCGCCTTCAATACGGCGAACGCGCTCGGCCCGTGGCTGGGCGGCATGGCGATTGGCGCGGGTTATGGCCACGCCTCCACCGGCTATGTAGGCGCGGCGACGGCAGCGGTTGGTTTGCTGCTGTGGGGTATTGCGGTGATGCTGCAGCGACGCGCCAGCACCTCAACACAGACCGCCAACCCCTGCCTGGACAGCTGA
- a CDS encoding ribbon-helix-helix domain-containing protein — MSRANTTTMTVRLSGPLSDFVAANVGEHGAYENVSEYMRDLIRRDKERAETEAFERLKAELAHAFAAPESSYQPLTAAEVIARNRR, encoded by the coding sequence ATGTCACGAGCAAACACCACGACCATGACGGTTCGACTCAGCGGACCTTTGAGCGACTTCGTGGCCGCCAACGTGGGAGAACACGGCGCTTATGAAAATGTCAGCGAATACATGCGCGACTTGATCCGACGCGACAAGGAACGTGCGGAAACTGAAGCTTTCGAGCGACTCAAGGCAGAGCTGGCTCACGCCTTTGCCGCGCCCGAGTCGTCGTACCAGCCGTTGACGGCAGCCGAGGTCATCGCCCGTAACCGGCGCTGA
- a CDS encoding type II toxin-antitoxin system RelE/ParE family toxin: MAQIRIQEAASYRLDEIYRYTRDHWGEEQAERYINGLFEALDGVSTRLTPSRPIPGEFGIDGFFFRYEQHVVYWRRLSNGDIGVVTILHARMHQIDRFSEDFET, translated from the coding sequence ATGGCCCAGATCCGAATCCAGGAAGCCGCGTCCTACCGGCTTGACGAGATCTACCGCTACACGCGGGACCATTGGGGCGAAGAACAGGCGGAGCGCTACATCAACGGATTGTTCGAGGCGCTGGATGGTGTTTCGACACGGCTTACGCCATCACGCCCCATTCCGGGTGAGTTTGGCATCGATGGTTTCTTCTTTCGTTACGAGCAGCATGTCGTGTACTGGCGACGGCTTTCCAATGGGGACATCGGTGTCGTCACCATCCTGCATGCACGAATGCACCAGATCGACAGGTTCAGCGAAGACTTCGAAACCTAG
- a CDS encoding HesB/IscA family protein, whose translation MAVHLTPIAHSRVQRFVSGTPGALGLRFGVTRTGCSGWGHVTDLAKDEREGDTVFEQDGVRIYVDAQSLPLVDGTEIDFGKQGLSETFTFKNPNAAAECGCGESFTTDDMHR comes from the coding sequence ATGGCTGTTCATCTGACCCCCATCGCCCATTCCCGCGTGCAGCGCTTCGTCAGCGGCACCCCGGGTGCGCTTGGCCTGCGTTTTGGCGTGACCCGCACCGGTTGCTCGGGCTGGGGCCATGTCACCGACCTGGCCAAGGATGAGCGTGAGGGCGACACCGTATTCGAGCAGGACGGCGTGCGCATCTACGTGGACGCACAGAGCCTGCCGCTGGTGGATGGCACCGAGATCGACTTCGGCAAGCAGGGTCTGAGCGAGACCTTCACCTTCAAGAATCCCAACGCAGCGGCCGAATGCGGTTGCGGCGAGAGCTTCACCACCGACGACATGCACCGCTGA